Proteins encoded in a region of the Kwoniella botswanensis chromosome 2, complete sequence genome:
- a CDS encoding deoxyhypusine synthase — translation MSTDNAHASVLTPSEALPDNAVHVKGPDLSKPIDLQDLLKSYETIGFQATGLARAIQVVEEMRKQRSNPDEPLTLFLGYTSNLISSGLREIIRFLAQHKLIDCLVTTAGGVEEDFIKCLGSTVLGEFHLDGAGLRKRGLNRIGNLLVPNSNYCAFEDWVVPILDQMVKEQEEDGTKWSPSSVIHRLGKEIDNEESVYYWCYKNNIPVFCPALTDGSLGDMIYFHTYKSSPLQLNIDIVADIRRLNDMSVKSKKAGMIILGGGVCKHQIANAMLFRNGADYAVYINTGQEYDGSDSGARPDEAVSWGKIRAGAESVKVYADATLVFPLVVAATFGKAHWEAQSQDGKKNSE, via the exons ATGTCAACCGACAACGCCCATGCGAGCGTACTCACGCCATCAGAGGCACTACCCGATAATGCTGTTCATGTGAAAGGACCAGATCTGAGTAAACCCATTGATCTTCAGGATCTGTTGAAGAGTTATGAGACGATTGGATTCCAAGCTACGGGGTTGGCTAGAGCTATACAGGTagtggaagagatg CGAAAACAACGTAGTAATCCTGATGAACCGCTTACACTCTTCCTCGGATACACCTCCAACCTCATTTCATCAGGTCTCCGAGAAATCATTAGATTCTTAGCTCAACACAAATTGATAGATTGTCTGGTGACTACTGCTGGAGGTGTTGAAGAGGATTTTATCAAATGTCTAGGATCGACTGTATTGGGTGAATTCCATCTGGATGGTGCGGGTTTGAGGAAAAGGGG TTTGAATCGAATAGGAAATCTACTCGTTCCAAATTCGAATTATTGTGCATTTGAGGATTGGGTGGTACCGATCTTAGATCAGATGGTGAaagagcaagaagaggatggtacgAAGTGGAGTCCCAGTAGTGTGATTCATAGGTTGGGGAAGGAGATAGATAATGAGGAGAGTGTATATTATTGGTGTTATAAG AACAATATCCCGGTGTTTTGCCCAGCATTGACAGACGGCTCGTTAGGCGATATGATCTATTTCCATACCTacaaatcatcacctctacaactcaacatcgatatcgtagctgatatcagaagattgaatgatatgaGTGTGAAATCAAAAAAAGCTGGTATGATCATCTTGGGAGGTGGGGTCTGTAAACATCAGATTGCAAATGCCATGTTATTT AGAAATGGTGCTGATTATGCCGTGTACATAAACACCGGACAAGAG TACGATGGTTCAGACTCTGGTGCTAGACCTGATGAAGCTGTTTCGTGGGGGAAGATCCGAGCAGGTGCGGAGAgtgtcaag GTATACGCCGATGCGACTTTGGTATTCCCCTTGGTAGTTGCTGCTACCTTCGGAAAGGCACATTGGGAagctcaatctcaagatgggaagaagaattcGGAATAG
- a CDS encoding peptidyl-prolyl cis-trans isomerase H has protein sequence MASSLDPPAGVTRPVVFFDVSIGDTPAGRIKMELFSDITPKTAENFRQLCTGEHRVNSIPQGYKKATFHSIPQFMIQGGDFIRNDGTGSFSIYGAQFEDENFKVKHTGPGLLSMANSGPGTNGCQFFITCAPAEFLDGKHCVFGRVIDGLLTVRKIENVPTGANNRPKLVVRITECGEM, from the exons ATGGCGTCTTCACTCGACCCGCCAGCAGGTGTGACCCGACCGGTAGTATTCTTCGATGTCAGTATTGGAGATACTCCAGCGGGGAGGATAAAAATGG AGCTGTTCAGCGACATAACACCAAA GACAGCAGAGAATTTCAGACAGTTATGTACAGGTGAACATCG AGTCAACTCGATACCGCAGGGATATAAGAAAGCGACTTTCCACAG TATTCCCCAATTCATGATCCAAGGAGGCGACTTTATACGTAACGACGGTACAGGTTCTTTCTCCATATATGGCGCtcaatttgaagatgagaattTCAAAGTGAAACATACCGGACCGGGCCTGTTGAGTATG GCTAATTCGGGTCCTGGTACAAATGGAtgtcaa ttcttcatcacctgcGCACCAGCAGAATTCTTAGATGGTAAACACTGTGTATTCGGGCGGGTGATCGACGGGTTATTGACCGTGAGGAAGATCGAGAACGTACCTACCGGAGCTAACAATAG ACCAAAATTGGTAGTCAGGATAACAGAATGTGGTGAGATGTAA
- a CDS encoding phosphatidylserine decarboxylase: protein MPNTEEALAIASANANTKPPPDSQPGKAPPRLKRLASKPLKMAASTFRSSRPPSPGPSATTTTLVSSDSVSSDTKSGRFSRRKSSKHQHQPISQGMTAAQIASAARGPRKPLEGEEPAVYLRVRVVNAKGLVAKDRGGTSDPFLTLLMPPSSRHSTKVIKKSLDPTFPPETSTFDFPIYLSLTGVIGGRGIECVLWDKDLMRKEYMGELTIPVDKWFPEGEIHLWRDNLPLLTQKLLSTRRKHTVTGTVSFQIGFIPPKDAVDSEDALKRVRRVYGSLVEQASVGRNSIGVLGVPAHKGIGTVKMRQEPIKSSSLTRPTSMVASAVSGIVLSMKGGHKTVPVAGQPTSTEMDEIENDDDDDDVDSLSDDGMSSSSSSDEFEDALDEEEETETPIPMPVNESPSMVENVIAGVSEQTSGLPESKTTNKTQKRQSSGNSGLLVPGPKTGSLSGAGTGSGSQGDYFASAPMIKGGSGDSNVSTPGIVTPGGTKMRRPLFKRGKSRTESSSQIPQAVQKKKSKKGFNFDANQGKEVLGIVILEIKGAEDLPKLKNALKFSFDMDPFVVISFGKKVFRTRVIRHSLNPTWDEKLLFHVRRHESTYTMQFAVLDWDKVSGNDMVGTCTLPLSELIADAPKPHPETGLYDKEVDGKHEMREFTLNLSTEKDMAWEARHSPKLTVRAKYEPYDALRQRFWRQYITQYDVDDSGCMSYTELTAMLDSLGSTLTRRTLEGYFSSCGKSADKDELTIEEVIHCLEKEVTKSRAEKEKVSGDELAMSGTSGLGGATPAISAQPASEGLEMTGPDGNIAASAGVDPDELAEHIERSRPKNQDGAGKDGDDVAGNIQPISDRRESNVPAVKVDRTATLDGETIPLNRGINIGEETDGEVTTPGSSYSENDDDNDNETPIDDRERIINIKTCPLCHRPRLGKKSEQDIVTHLAVCASADWSRVDRIVTANYVTSSQAQRKFLSKIVNKVAIGSYALGANSANILVQDRRTGQLQEEKMAVYVRLGIRVLYKGAKGQMHSVRARKLLKSLSVKQGLKYDSPSSAVDIPGFIAFHNLDTEEILDPLDSFKNFNEFFYRKLKPEARPVDEPENDGRLVSCADCRMMAFETVHEATQIWIKGREFTVGRLLGPNYKDVAGRFEGGGLAIFRLAPQDYHRFHSPVKGKIGKMTMIDGEYYTVNPQAIRTTLDVYGENVRKIVPIQSEEFGLVMTVWVGAMMVGSILTTVEEGQEVNRADELGYFAFGGSTIVCLFEKGAMKWDEDLLQNGRASIETLVRMGMGIGRSTKKSNGGSLSSSVSGVSTPAEKI from the exons ATGCCCAACACAGAAGAAGCTTTGGCGATAGCCAGTGCCAATGCCAATACCAAACCCCCTCCTGATTCTCAACCAGGTAAAGCACCACCACGACTGAAGCGACTGGCGTCCAAACCACTCAAAATGGCAGCGTCCACCTTCAGATCATCTAGACCTCCCTCACCAGGTCCATCAgctaccactaccacccTCGTATCGTCAGATTCAGTATCGAGCGATACGAAATCCGGTAGGTTTAGTAGaaggaaatcatcaaagcatcaacatcaacctatATCACAAGGTATGACAGCTGCACAGATTGCTTCTGCTGCTCGAGGACCCCGAAAACCtctggaaggtgaagaaccCGCTGTATACCTCAGAGTTAGAGTGGTCAACGCTAAGGGGTTAGTAGCTAAAGATAGAGGTGGAACTTCTGATCC ATTCCTCACTTTGCTCATGCCTCCTTCCTCTCGACATTCAACCAAAGTAATCAAGAAATCTCTCGACCCTACTTTCCCACCTGAGACAAGCACATTTGATTTCCCCATTTACCTCAGTCTGACAGGCGTgattggtggaagaggtatagaATGTGTCCTCTgggacaag GACCTCATGCGTAAAGAATATATGGGCGAGTTGACGATACCCGTCGATAAATGGTTCCCCGAAGGTGAAATACACCTTTGGCGAGACAATCTTCCT CTTCTCACACAGAAACTCTTGTCCACTCGTCGAAAGCACACCGTCACGGGAACGGTATCATTCCAGATCGGATTTATCCCTCCTAAAGACGCTGTTGACTCTGAGGATGCCCTCAAGAGGGTTAGAAGAGTATATGGCTCACTTGTCGAACAAGCCAGTGTGGGTAGAAACTCGATTGGCGTTCTGGGTGTACCGGCG CATAAGGGTATAGGTACCGTTAAGATGAGGCAGGAACCAAtcaaatcttcttcactcactcgacccACCTCGATGGTCGCGTCTGCCGTTTCAGGCATCGTGTTATCCATGAAAGGAGGTCATAAGACTGTACCGGTGGCTGGTCAACCTACCTCCACTGAGATGGACgaaattgagaatgatgacgatgacgatgacgtCGATTCACTCTCCGACGATGGAATGTCCagttcatcctcttcagacgaatttgaagatgcattagacgaagaagaagagaccGAGACTCCTATACCTATGCCAGTTAATGAATCTCCATCGATGGTTGAGAATGTGATTGCTGGAGTTAGCGAACAGACTTCCGGATTACCTGAATCAAAGACAACCAACAAAACTCAGAAAAGACAAAGTAGTGGTAACAGTGGATTATTAGTACCTGGACCTAAAACCGGATCATTGTCCGGAGCCGGTACAGGATCAGGTTCGCAAGGTGATTATTTCGCTTCTGCACCTATGATCAAAGGTGGTTCAGGCGATTCAAACGTTAGTACGCCTGGGATAGTCACACCTGGAGGAACCAAGATGCGAAGACCATTATTCAAAAGAGGAAAATCAAGAACTGAATCTTCAAGTCAAATCCCACAAGCAGTTCAAAAaaagaaatcgaagaagggATTCAATTTCGATGCAAATCAAGGTAAAGAAGTTTTGGGTATTGTAATTCTGGAAATTAAAGGTGCAGAAGATTTACCAAAACTTAAGAATG CTCTGAAATTCTCTTTTGATATGGATCCATTCGTGGTCATTTCATTCGGAAAGAAAGTCTTTAGGACTAGAGTGATTAGACATTCTCTTAATCCCACTTGGGACGAGAAGCTGCTTTTCCATGTGAGAAGACATGAAAGTACATATACCATGCAATTTGCTGTACTCGACTGGGATAAG GTGTCTGGTAATGACATGGTCGGGACATGCACTCTCCCACTCAGCGAACTCATCGCCGATGCTCCCAAACCCCATCCTGAGACTGGTCTCTACGACAAGGAAGTTGATGGGAAACATGAGATGAGGGAATTTACA CTCAACCTGTCAACCGAGAAAGATATGGCCTGGGAAGCTCGACATTCTCCGAAACTTACCGTTCGAGCGAAATATGAACCCTATGATGCTCTCCGACAACGATTCTGGCGACAGTACATCACTCAATACGATGTCGATGATTCAGGTTGTATGTCTTACACCGAGCTCACTGCGATGCTTGATTCGCTCGGCTCGACACTTACTAGACGTACCCTCGAAGGGTATTTCTCAAGCTGTGGTAAATCCGCtgataaagatgaattgaccaTAGAAGAGGTCATCCATTGTTTAGAGAAAGAGGTTACCAAGTCTCGagctgagaaagagaaagtatCAGGAGACGAACTTGCCATGAGCGGTACCAGTGGTTTGGGAGGTGCTACACCTGCAATATCCGCTCAGCCTGCTTCAGAAGGGCTGGAGATGACCGGACCAGACGGCAACATCGCTGCTTCAGCGGGAGTAGATCCTGATGAATTGGCTGAACATATCGAACGAAGTCGGCCCAAGAACCAGGACGGTGCAGGaaaggatggtgatgacgttGCTGGGAATATCCAACCTATATCGGATAGGAGGGAATCAAATGTCCCTGCGGTCAAAGTTGATAGAACAGCTACTTTAGATGGAGAAACTATACCTTTGAATAGAGGTATCAACATCGGTGAAGAAACTGATGGAGAAGTGACGACTCCCGGATCGAGCTATTCggagaatgacgatgataatgataatgagaCCCCCATCGATGATAGAGAGAGAATAATCAATATCAAGACTTGTCCTCTATGTCATCGACCTAGATTAGGTAAGAAGTCAGAACAAGATATCGTCACGCACCTTGCTGTGTGTGCCTCGGCAGATTGGTCAAGAGTCGATCGAATAGTCACTGCCAATTATGTTACTTCATCTCAGGCCCAAAGGAAATTCTTAAGTAAGATTGTGAATAAGGTGGCTATTGGAAGTTATGCTTTAGGGGCCAACAGTGCGAACATTCTGGTGCAGGATAGGAGGACTGGGCAGTtgcaagaggagaagatggct GTATATGTACGATTGGGAATTAGGGTGCTGTATAAAGGTGCCAAAGGCCAAATGCACAGTGTGCGGG CCCGTAAATTACTCAAATCGTTATCCGTCAAACAAGGTCTCAAGTACGATTCACCCTCATCCGCAGTGGACATACCAGGATTTATCGCATTCCATAACCTAGATACCGAAGAGATCTTAGATCCATTGGATTCGTTCAAAAACTTCAATGAGTTCTTCTATCGAAAGTTGAAACCTGAGGCTAGACCTGTTGATGAGCCCGAGAATGATGGACGATTGGTATCATGTGCGGATTGTAGGATGATGGCTTTTGAGACTGTTCATGAAGCTACGCAAATTTGGATCAAGGGAAGGGAATTTACGGTTGGGAGGTTACTAGGTCCGAATTATAAGGATGTTGCGGGACGGTTTGAAGGTGGAGGATTAGCTATCTTCAG ACTCGCTCCTCAAGACTATCACCGATTCCATTCGCCTGTCAAAGGGAAGATAGgcaagatgacgatgattgaCGGTGAATATTATACGGTAAACCCTCAGGCAATCAGGACCACTCTGGATGTGTATGGTGAGAACGTTAGGAAAATCGTACCGATTCAAAGTGAAGAGTTTGGTCTGGTTATGACAGTCTGGGTCGGTGCGATGA TGGTTGGAAGTATCCTTACGACCgtggaagaaggtcaggAGGTCaatcgagctgatgagtTGGGTTATTTCGCTTTTG GCGGATCAACCATCGTATGTCTATTCGAAAAAGGAGCTAtgaaatgggatgaagatctcTTACAGAATGGTAGAGCTAGTATAGAAACCTTGGTCAGGATGGGCATGGGCATTGGGAGAAGTACGAAGAAATCTAATGGCGGCAGTTTGAGTTCGAGCGTTAGCGGTGTTTCGACACCTGCTGAGAAGATATGA
- a CDS encoding serine/threonine-protein phosphatase 2B catalytic subunit A1, with translation MTSPATQTANAMAAITNRSNVVIPEIDFTQHQLENGDVVSTTERVVKDVQAPAMYLPTEEQFFSKTDKSKPDIAFLKNHFYREGRLTEEQALYILEKGGEILRNEPNLLEVDAPITVCGDIHGQYYDLMKLFEVGGNPAETRYLFLGDYVDRGYFSIECVLYLWSLKMWYPDTLFLLRGNHECRHLTDYFTFKLECKHKYSETVYNACMESFCNLPLAAIMNKQFLCIHGGLSPELHTLDDLRAINRFREPPTSGLMCDILWADPLEDFGSEKTNDTFVHNHVRGCSYFFTYNAACQFLERNNLLSIIRAHEAQDAGYRMYRKTKTTGFPSVMTIFSAPNYLDVYSNKAAVLKYESNVMNIRQFNCTPHPYWLPNFMDVFTWSLPFVGEKITDMLIAILNCCTKEELEEEEEETPMAITPETPEVEDVSAERRQIIKNKILAVGRMSRVFALLREESERVSELKSISGSNALPAGMLASGAEGIKEAIQGFEDARKSDIENERLPPDIIDPDEENPASPSGTTPHTPDEPSSPILDTHGVTPGTPSPMSPQSPGTPGTPSSPGTGIVGGMTWRRGHSRQTSLGTTKTSPSNRRRSLENTMHLIRDVVDGKDANGDGQLERLAEVIASPTTPSRGKE, from the exons ATGACCTCCCCAGCAACTCAGACTGCCAATGCCATGGCGGCCATCACCAATCGATCCAACGTGGTGATACCGGAAATCGATTTCACTCAACATCAGCTGGAGAATGGAGATGTGGTCAGTACGACAGAGAGAGTCGTCAAAGAT gtgcAAGCCCCAGCGATGTATCTGCCTACAGAAGAACAGTTCTTTTCGAAAACAGATAAGAGTAAACCAGATATCGCTTTTTTGAAAAATCATTTTTacagagaaggaagattgacAGAAGAACAGGCTTTGTATATTCTTGAGAA AGGTGGAGAGATTTTGAGGAATGAACCTAATTTATTGGAAGTCGATGCTCCGATCACTG TCTGTGGTGATATCCATGGTCAATAT TACGATCTCATGAAGCTCTTCGAAGTGGGAGGTAATCCCGCTGAGACACGTTATCTATTCTTGGGTGATTATGTGGATCGAGGGTACTTTTCTATAGAA TGTGTGCTCTACCTATGGTCGTTGAAGATGTGGTACCCGGATactcttttccttctccgaGGTAATCACGAGTGTAGACATTTGACAGAttacttcaccttcaaactCGAAT GCAAACACAAATACTCGGAAACAGTCTATAACGCGTGTATGGAAAGCTTCTGCAACCTACCTCTGGCAGCTATCATGAACAAGCAGTTCCTTTGTATTCACGGTGGCCTGTCTCCTGAATTACACACTCTGGATGATTTGAGagct ATCAACCGATTTAGAGAACCACCTACTTCCGGATTGATGTGTGACATCTTATGGGCAGATCCCTTGGAAGATTTCGGTTCGGAAAAGACAAATGACACTTTCGTGCATAACCACGTTAGAGGATGTAGTTATTTCTTCAC GTATAACGCAGCTTGTCAATTCTTAGAGAGGAATAATCTTTTGTCTATCATCCGTGCTCATGAAGCTCAAGATGCGGG ATATCGAATGTATcgaaaaacaaaaacaactGGTTTCCCATCTGTCATGACTATCTTCTCTGCTCCAAACTATCTCGATGTCTACTCTAATAAAGCTGCGGTATTAAAATATGAATCGAATGTGATGAA CATTCGACAGTTCAATTGCACCCCTCATCCATATTGGTTACCAAACTTTATGGACGTATTCACATGGAGTTTGCCATTCGTTGGAGAAAAGA TCACCGATATGCTCATAGCTATACTCAACTGTTGCACCAaggaggaattggaagaggaggaagaagagactcCAATGGCTATCACCCCAGAAACACCAGAGG TCGAAGACGTCTCAGCGGAACGACGACAGAtcatcaagaacaagatTTTGGCTGTTGGACGAATGTCTCGAGTGTTTGCCTTGCTACG AGAGGAATCAGAGAGGGTATCCGaactcaaatccatctctgGCTCTAATGCTCTACCTGCTGGTATGCTCGCTTCTGGAGCTGAGGGTATCAAGGAAGCTATCCAAGGATTTGAGGATGC ACGAAAGAGTGATATTGAAAATGAGAGATTACCACCCGACATCATTGATCCCGATGAAGAAAACCCCGCTTCGCCAAGTGGTACGACCCCACATACACCCGATGAgccttcttcacctatattAGATACTCACGGTGTAACTCCCGGCACACCATCGCCTATGTCCCCTCAGTCACCTGGCACCCCCGGtacaccctcttcacctgGTACTGGAATTGTCGGAGGAATGACTTGGAGAAGGGGACATTCAAGACAGACTTCTCTCGGAACTACCAAGACTTCTCCATCTAATCGACGAAGATCACTTGAGAATACCATGCACCTCATTAGGGACGTGGTCGATGGCAAGGATGCGAATGGTGATGGACAGTTGGAGAGATTAGCAGAAGTTATCGCTAGTCCTACCACACCTAGCAGAGGTAAGGAGTAG
- a CDS encoding histone H3 has translation MARTKQTARKSTGGKAPRKQLATKAARKQAPSQVSGGVKKPHRYRPGTVALREIRRYQKSTELLIRKLPFQRLVREIAQDFKTDLRFQSSAIGALQEASEAYLVSLFEDTNLAAIHAKRVTIQPKDLQLARRLRGERS, from the exons ATGG CTCGAACCAAA CAAACCGCTAGAAAATCCACCGGTGGTAAAGCTCCCCGAAAACAAC TCGCCACCAAGGCCGCTAGAAAGCAAGCCCCTTCTCAAGTTTCCGGAGGAGTCAAGAAACCTCACAGATACAGACCTGGTACCGTCGCTCTTAGAGAAATCAGAAGATACCAAAA GTCCACTGAACTCTTGATCAGAAAACTCCCTTTCCAAAGACTTGTTAGAGAGATTGCTCAAGATTTTAAGACTGATC TTCGATTCCAATCTTCTGCTATCGGTGCTCTCCAAGAAGCTTCCGAGGCTTACCTCGTCTCCCTTTTCGAAGACA CTAACCTCGCTGCCATCCACGCCAAACGAGTAACCATACAACCCAAGGATCTTCAACTCGCCCGAAGACTCCGAGGAGAGAGATCTTAA